The Croceicoccus marinus genome contains a region encoding:
- the bla gene encoding class A beta-lactamase: MKGLSSHKLRQAGAIIRRYGVGFLAASALGFAPAAHAQAKHPEAQSFEEFLNGPEGAILDSHQANENLPETFRRQLFAVAPQAQGRIGVAALDLTTGQTVSIQGDEPFPMASTSKIAIAATFLAGVDSGKYSLFDRYPLMVPVASEPFSSKVAPVRAGQTMTAEMLIERMITRSDNQATDALLAVVGGPQAVNAWARKAGLGRFRIDRDIATLVRDRWEFDLSRHVDVRDSTPPEEMVELIAGIHQGKWLSPASRGLLIGAMTRTVTGSSRIKAGLPRGVSFGHKTGTLNKTASDVGFVTLPDGRVVVMAIYVTGQSGPAARNAKIAEITRTIYNGFATAPARHASNDNNVFAAN; this comes from the coding sequence ATGAAGGGACTGTCATCGCACAAGCTGCGCCAAGCGGGCGCCATCATTCGTCGTTACGGAGTCGGCTTCCTGGCTGCTTCGGCGCTGGGATTCGCCCCCGCCGCACACGCCCAGGCCAAGCATCCGGAGGCGCAGAGTTTCGAGGAATTCCTCAACGGACCGGAAGGCGCCATTCTCGATTCGCACCAGGCGAACGAGAATCTGCCCGAAACGTTTCGCCGGCAACTCTTCGCGGTCGCACCGCAGGCGCAGGGCCGGATCGGTGTCGCTGCGCTCGATCTGACGACCGGGCAGACCGTGTCGATCCAGGGCGACGAGCCCTTCCCCATGGCCAGCACGTCGAAGATCGCGATCGCCGCCACCTTCCTGGCGGGTGTCGATTCCGGCAAGTACAGCCTGTTCGACCGCTACCCGCTGATGGTGCCGGTCGCGTCCGAGCCGTTCTCGAGCAAGGTTGCCCCCGTCCGCGCGGGGCAGACCATGACGGCCGAAATGCTGATCGAGCGGATGATCACCCGGTCCGACAATCAAGCCACCGACGCGCTGCTGGCGGTGGTCGGCGGCCCGCAGGCGGTGAATGCCTGGGCCCGCAAGGCCGGGCTGGGCCGCTTCCGGATCGACCGCGATATCGCCACGCTGGTGCGCGATCGCTGGGAATTCGACCTGTCGCGCCACGTCGACGTGCGCGACAGCACCCCGCCCGAGGAAATGGTCGAGCTGATTGCCGGCATCCATCAGGGCAAATGGCTGTCGCCCGCCAGCCGCGGCCTGCTGATCGGTGCGATGACGCGCACCGTCACGGGAAGCTCGCGCATTAAGGCCGGCCTGCCGCGCGGCGTATCCTTCGGTCACAAGACCGGAACGCTTAACAAAACCGCCAGCGATGTCGGCTTTGTCACCCTGCCCGACGGACGGGTGGTGGTGATGGCGATCTACGTCACGGGCCAGAGCGGCCCGGCCGCGCGCAATGCCAAGATCGCCGAGATCACGCGCACCATCTATAACGGATTCGCCACGGCTCCGGCCCGGCACGCGTCGAACGACAATAACGTTTTCGCCGCCAACTGA
- a CDS encoding Flp family type IVb pilin — protein MEVRRGISRLRSFRRNELGASSSEYALILCVVGVGVGAASLALGANVGSSMNGKVGDFDPKFVESPKGGGDTSPSPSPKPKPSPSPSPAPSPSPTPSPAPTPPGKGHDKDNPGGNGNGGGPNK, from the coding sequence ATGGAAGTTCGGAGAGGCATTTCTCGCCTGCGCAGTTTTCGCAGGAACGAGCTTGGCGCCAGCTCGTCCGAATATGCGCTGATACTCTGCGTCGTCGGCGTGGGTGTCGGCGCGGCAAGCCTGGCGCTGGGAGCGAATGTCGGTTCGTCGATGAACGGCAAGGTTGGCGATTTCGATCCCAAGTTCGTCGAATCGCCCAAGGGCGGTGGCGACACGTCGCCTTCACCATCGCCCAAGCCTAAGCCTTCGCCCTCGCCTTCCCCGGCACCGTCGCCGTCGCCCACACCATCGCCGGCGCCTACACCGCCTGGCAAGGGCCACGACAAGGACAATCCGGGCGGCAATGGAAACGGCGGCGGGCCGAATAAATAG
- a CDS encoding GNAT family N-acetyltransferase produces MDNLEITRHDEETRGEYRAHPSDSDAIGRLTYKKNGDVYVADHTLVPPEIGGRGIAAKLVEALIADARDEGFKIVPQCSYVDAAFRRHPDWSDLRA; encoded by the coding sequence ATGGACAATCTTGAAATCACCCGCCACGACGAGGAAACCCGCGGCGAATATCGCGCCCATCCTTCGGACAGTGACGCGATCGGCCGCCTGACCTACAAGAAGAACGGCGACGTCTATGTCGCCGACCACACGCTCGTCCCGCCGGAAATCGGGGGGCGCGGCATCGCGGCGAAGCTGGTGGAAGCACTGATCGCCGATGCGCGCGACGAAGGGTTCAAGATCGTGCCGCAATGTTCCTATGTCGATGCCGCTTTCAGGCGCCATCCCGACTGGTCGGACCTGCGCGCCTGA